The following are from one region of the Mangifera indica cultivar Alphonso chromosome 14, CATAS_Mindica_2.1, whole genome shotgun sequence genome:
- the LOC123196262 gene encoding myosin-12, whose protein sequence is MGSPVNIIVGSHAWAEDPEVAWIDSEVKEINGREATLITSNGKTIVADIASIYPKDTEAPPAGVDDMTKLAYLHEPGVLHNLACRFSLNEIYTYTGNILIAVNPFRRLPHLYDIHMMEQYKGAAFGELSPHLFAVADTCYRAMKNEQGSQSILVSGESGAGKTETTKMLMRYLAFMGGRSSTEGRTVEQQVLESNPVLEAFGNAKTVKNNNSSRFGKFVEIQFDKQGKISGAAVRTYLLERSRVCQVSDPERNYHCFYMLCAAPPEDVKKFKLGDPRTFRYLNQSNCYEVANVDDAREYLETRNAMDIVGISQEEQDAIFRVVAAILHLGNIDFTKGKEVDSSRLKDEKSQYHLQTAAELLMCNEKALEDSLCKRVIVTPDGNITKPLDPDSAALSRDALAKTVYSRLFDWIVEKINISIGQDPNAASLIGVLDIYGFESFKINSFEQLCINLTNEKLQQHFNQHVFKMEQEEYTREEINWSYVEFVDNQDVLDLIEKKPGGIIALLDEACMFPKSTHETFAQKMYQTYKGHKRFSKPKLARTDFTINHYAGDVTYQADQFLDKNKDYVVAEHQALLNASNCSFVANLFPPLPEETSKQSKFSSIGTRFKQQLQALMETLNTTEPHYIRCVKPNAILKPGIFENFNVLNQLRCGGVLEAIRISCAGYPTKRTFGEFIDRFGMLAPEIVDGSDEKTACVAICEKMGMKGYQIGKAKVFLRAGQMAELDARRTEVLASAAKQIQRTIRTHLTRKEFIALRRATISMQKHWRAQLARRLYEEMRREAATKHIQKHVRAHTARRSYTNLQASAIVIQTGLRAMAARNIYKHKRRTKATTIIQTEWRRFQALSAYKQQKKATITLQSLWRAKVARKELRKLRMAARETGALKEAKDKLEKRVEELTWRLEFEKHLRIDIEEAKGQEIIKLQNALKEMQEQLDEARAAVIWEKEAAKQAIEQAPPVIKEVPVVDNSKIELLENQNGKLEAELSELKKKIIEFEKHYSEVEEESKARLREAEEAELKTTLLQETMERLELNLSNLESENQVLRQQALAASTNEELSEELRNLRSKIGDLESGNELLRNKAAISEQIATPERVQPHAKNFGNGQQTEDLQTTKESSSLVPILTKQKSLSEKQQENHDALIKCLTEEKTFDKNRPVAACIVYKSLLQWRSFEADRTNIFDRIIHTIRLSIESEESTCDLAYWLSTTSTLMVLVQSTLRANNKHNVASRRNWASPTIFGRMSQGSHSSSMGSGILNGYSGMVRQTNGQSKVDAKFPALLFKQHLTACVEKVYGMIRDALKKEISPFLNLCIQAPRSARTRPIRVSSRNIHSTIVAKQQASNIHWQNIVKKLDDTLNILSVNHVPVMIISKMFSQVFSYINVQLFNSLLLRRECCSFSNGEYVKLGLQELEQWCLKGTQQLAGTSWDELQHIRQAVGFLVLHQKAQKSLNEITQDLCPILSLPQIYRIGTMLWDDKYGTQGLSPEVIGRMRVLMAEESITMPNNSFLLDVDSSIPFTMEEIYQSLNEIRVSDVEPPQLLRQRSEFHFLLQTTE, encoded by the exons ATAGTTGCTGATATTGCAAGTATATATCCAAAAGACACAGAAGCACCACCAGCAGGAGTTGATGACATGACCAAGTTAGCTTACCTCCATGAACCAGGAGTGCTACACAATCTTGCTTGTCGATTTTCTCTGAATGAGATATAT ACTTATACAGGAAACATTCTAATAGCAGTGAATCCTTTCCGGAGACTGCCACACTTGTATGACATCCATATGATGGAGCAATATAAAGGAGCTGCTTTTGGAGAGCTGAGTCCACATCTGTTTGCTGTTGCAGACACCTGTTACCG GGCAATGAAAAATGAACAGGGAAGTCAATCCATTTTGGTAAGCGGAGAGAGTGGAGCTGGTAAAACAGAGACAACAAAAATGCTTATGAGGTACCTTGCATTCATGGGGGGAAGATCTAGTACTGAAGGAAGAACAGTAGAACAACAAGTTTTGGAA tcaaatCCTGTATTGGAAGCATTTGGGAATGCCAAAACTGTTAAGAACAACAATTCCag CCGTTTTggaaaatttgttgaaattcaatttgataaGCAAGGGAAGATTTCTGGAGCTGCAGTACGAACTTATCTTCTTGAAAGATCACGGGTTTGTCAGGTCTCAGACCCAGAAAGAAACTACCATTGCTTTTACATGCTCTGCGCAGCACCACCAGAG GATGTCAAGAAATTCAAGTTAGGGGACCCAAGAACATTTCGTTATCTAAACCAGTCAAACTGCTATGAAGTAGCTAATGTAGATGATGCAAGAGAGTATTTGGAGACCAGAAATGCAATGGATATTGTGGGCATAAGTCAAGAAGAGCAG GATGCAATATTTCGAGTTGTAGCTGCGATCCTCCATTTGGGAAACATTGATTTCACTAAAGGAAAGGAAGTTGATTCCTCCAGacttaaagatgaaaaatcgCAATACCATCTTCAAACAGCAGCCGAGCTCCTCAT GTGCAATGAGAAGGCACTAGAGGACTCACTTTGCAAGCGTGTCATAGTGACTCCTGATGGTAACATCACAAAACCACTGGACCCAGATTCTGCAGCACTTAGTCGAGATGCCCTAGCCAAGACTGTTTACTCCAGGCTATTCGACTG GATTGTTGAAAAGATAAACATTTCAATAGGGCAAGATCCAAATGCAGCGAGCTTAATTGGAGTCCTTGACATTTATGGCTTTGAAAGCTTCAAGATCAACAG TTTTGAGCAGCTATGTATCAACCTGACAAATGAGAAATTGCAACAACACTTTAATCAG CATGTATTCAAGATGGAGCAAGAAGAGTACACAAGGGAGGAAATTAACTGGAGCTACGTAGAATTCGTTGATAACCAGGATGTTCTGGATCTTATTGAGAAG AAACCTGGGGGTATAATTGCACTACTTGATGAAGCCTG TATGTTTCCCAAGTCAACCCATGAGACATTTGCACAGAAGATGTATCAAACATATAAAGGACACAAGCGTTTCAGCAAGCCAAAACTTGCTCGAACAGACTTTACAATCAATCATTATGCTGGAGAT GTCACATACCAAGCTGATCAATTCCTTGATAAAAACAAGGACTATGTTGTAGCTGAACATCAGGCTCTATTAAATGCTTCCAATTGCAGTTTTGTTGCTAACCTTTTCCCTCCATTACCAGAGGAGACATCAAAGCAATCCAAGTTTTCTTCCATTGGTACCCGTTTCAAG CAACAACTACAAGCTTTAATGGAAACACTGAACACAACAGAGCCACATTACATCAGATGTGTAAAGCCAAATGCCATTCTGAAGCCTGGAATCTTTGAAAACTTCAATGTCCTAAACCAGTTAAGATGTGGG GGTGTACTGGAGGCAATTAGGATAAGTTGTGCCGGGTATCCTACAAAAAGAACGTTTGGTGAGTTCATTGACCGTTTTGGAATGCTGGCACCAGAAATTGTAGATGG ATCTGATGAAAAAACAGCATGTGTTGCAATATGTGAGAAGATGGGCATGAAAGGCTATCAG ATTGGGAAAGCGAAGGTGTTTCTCAGGGCTGGTCAGATGGCTGAGTTAGATGCACGGAGGACTGAAGTTTTGGCCAGTGCTGCTAAACAAATTCAGAGGACAATCCGGACACATCTGACTAGGAAAGAATTTATTGCACTAAGGAGAGCTACAATTTCTATGCAAAAGCATTGGAGAG CACAACTTGCAAGAAGGTTGTATGAAGAAATGAGAAGGGAAGCAGCCACAAAGCACATCCAGAAACATGTACGTGCTCACACAGCCAGGAGATCCTACACAAACTTACAGGCCTCAGCAATAGTCATTCAAACTGGGTTACGAGCAATGGCAGCCCGGAATATATACAAACACAAAAGAAGAACTAAGGCCACAACCATAATCCAG ACTGAATGGCGAAGATTTCAAGCTCTTTCTGCTTACAAACAGCAGAAAAAAGCAACGATTACTCTTCAAAGTCTTTGGAGAGCAAAAGTGGCAAGGAAAGAGCTCCGAAAGCTTAGGATG GCTGCAAGAGAAACAGGGGCACTTAAGGAGGCTAAGGACAAGCTAGAAAAGCGAGTTGAAGAGCTTACATGGCGACTAGAATTCGAAAAGCACTTGAGG ATCGATATTGAAGAAGCAAAAGGCCAAGAAATCATCAAGTTACAAAATGCTTTAAAAGAAATGCAAGAGCAGCTGGATGAAGCCCGTGCTGCAGTCATCTGGGAGAAGGAAGCAGCAAAACAAGCCATTGAACAAGCTCCACCAGTAATTAAGGAGGTGCCTGTGGTGGACAACAGTAAGATAGAGTTGTTAGAAAATCAGAATGGAAAATTGGAG GCTGAGCTAAGcgagctaaaaaaaaaaattatagaatttgaAAAGCATTACTctgaagtagaagaagaaagtAAAGCAAGGCTTAGGGAAGCAGAAGAAGCTGAGTTAAAAACCACCTTACTTCAAGAGACTATGGAAAG ATTAGAATTAAATTTGTCCAACCTTGAATCAGAGAATCAGGTTCTACGCCAACAAGCTTTGGCAGCATCAACAAATGAGGAACTCTCTGAAGAACTGAGAAA TCTCAGGAGTAAGATTGGTGATTTGGAATCAGGGAATGAATTACTCCGTAATAAGGCAGCTATTTCCGAGCAGATAGCAACACCTGAAAGAGTACAGCCACATGCCAAG AACTTTGGTAATGGACAACAGACAGAAGATCTTCAAACAACAAAA GAGTCTAGTTCTCTTGTCCCTATCCTTACCAAGCAAAAATCTCTAAGCGAGAAGCAGCAG GAAAACCATGATGCACTTATCAAATGTCTCACCGAAGAAAAGACATTTGACAAGAACAGACCTGTTGCTGCATGTATCGTGTACAAATCACTTCTTCAGTGGAGATCCTTTGAGGCTGACAGGACAAATATATTTGATAGGATCATCCATACAATCCGATTGTCTATAGAA AGTGAAGAGAGCACCTGTGATCTAGCGTACTGGCTGTCAACAACTTCAACCCTTATGGTTCTTGTACAAAGTACACTCAGAGCAAACAACAAGCATAATGTAGCATCACGTCGTAACTGGGCCTCTCCCACTATATTTGGAAGGATGTCACAA GGATCGCATTCATCCTCAATGGGCTCTGGAATTTTGAATGGATATAGTGGCATGGTGAGACAAACAAATGGGCAATCAAAAGTGGATGCTAAGTTTCCAGCTTTACTTTTTAAGCAACATTTAACAGCATGTGTTGAGAAAGTCTATGGGATGATCCGTGATGCTCTGAAGAAAGAGATTAGCCCATTCCTAAATCTGTGCATTCAG GCACCAAGATCTGCAAGGACGAGACCAATTAGAGTGTCATCTAGAAATATTCATTCAACTATAGTCGCGAAACAACAAGCATCAAACATTCACTGGCAAAACATAGTCAAGAAACTAGATGATACCCTGAATATATTATCTGTAAACCAT GTCCCTGTGATGATCATAAGCAAAATGTTTAGTCAGGTTTTCTCATACATAAATGTACAGCTCTTTAATAG CTTACTGCTTCGACGCGAATGCTGCTCATTCAGCAATGGGGAATATGTTAAATTAGGTTTGCAGGAACTGGAACAATGGTGCCTGAAAGGAACACAACAG TTAGCTGGAACTTCATGGGATGAGCTCCAACATATAAGGCAAGCTGTAGGATTTCTG GTTTTGCATCAAAAAGCTCAGAAATCTTTGAATGAGATTACACAGGACCTCTGTCCG ATATTGAGCCTCCCACAAATATATCGCATTGGAACTATGCTTTGGGATGACAAATATGGAACCCAAGGACTATCTCCAGAG GTGATAGGCAGGATGAGAGTACTAATGGCAGAAGAATCGATTACTATGCCCAACAATTCATTCTTGCTTGACGTTGACTCAAG TATACCTTTCACAATGGAAGAAATATATCAATCATTGAATGAAATAAGAGTATCTGATGTGGAGCCACCGCAGCTACTCCGCCAAAGATCAGAGTTCCATTTCCTGCTTCAAACAACAGAATGA
- the LOC123196266 gene encoding U3 small nucleolar RNA-associated protein 18 homolog has product MSLISQNVVPRKKVNSKLEDGDEPMLLEESKGVEDGGESGLEISRVKKRKIEKDKRLGMEQEKEMKKLENFLFGSIYAPVEFGKEDEEGFQGEGENGPAAYFVDYSADRMLSVDEEESQLSEKIDDEEGTRQKQSVWVDEEELQININIAKVNRLRKLRKEEDENLISGSDYVSRLRAQHVKLSRGTEWAQLDSQSKVDGSYDDELSDEENQAVVARGYDYVETVDDILKVNEDLVVKSHEKLLPGLLEYSRLVDANAEEPSNGPINSVQFHRNAQLLLVAGLDRRLRFFQIDGKRNTKIQSIFLEDCPVRKASFLPDGSEVIIAGRRKFFYSLDLGKAKVDKIGPLVGREEKSLEVFEVSPDSSTIAFVGNEGYILLVSSKTKELIGTLKMNGSVRSLAFANDGQQLLSSGGDGQVYHWDLRKRMCIHKAVDEGCINGTALCTSPNGTFFAAGSDSGIVNIYNREEFLGGKRKPIKTIENLTTKLDFMKFNNDAQILAICSTMKKNSLKLVHIPSYTVFSNWPPANRTLQYPRCLDFSPGGGFVAMGNSAGKVLLYKLHHYPHA; this is encoded by the coding sequence ATGAGTTTGATATCTCAGAATGTTGTTCCTAGAAAGaaagttaattcaaaattggaAGATGGTGATGAGCCTATGCTCTTGGAAGAGTCAAAAGGTGTTGAGGATGGAGGAGAATCTGGTTTGGAGATATCACGggtgaagaagagaaagatagAGAAGGATAAACGACTGGGAATGGagcaagaaaaggaaatgaaaaagcTAGAAAACTTTTTGTTTGGATCCATTTATGCCCCTGTTGAATTTGGGAAGGAGGATGAGGAAGGATTCCAAGGGGAAGGTGAAAATGGTCCTGCTGCATACTTTGTGGATTACTCTGCAGATAGAATGCTGTCTGTTGATGAAGAGGAGTCACAATTGTCAGAGAAAATTGATGATGAAGAGGGAACACGGCAAAAACAATCTGTTTGGGTGGATGAGGAAGAGCTGCAGATCAATATAAATATTGCTAAAGTTAATAGGCTGAGGAAGCTGAGGAAGGAAGaggatgaaaatttgatttctgGTTCAGATTATGTTTCAAGACTGAGGGCTCAGCATGTTAAGCTGAGCCGAGGTACAGAATGGGCCCAACTTGATTCACAGTCAAAGGTGGATGGCTCTTATGATGATGAATTGTCAGATGAAGAAAATCAGGCAGTGGTGGCTCGAGGTTACGATTATGTTGAAACTGTTGATGATATTCTTAAGGTAAATGAAGATCTTGTAGTTAAGAGCCATGAAAAGTTGCTACCTGGACTTCTGGAATACTCAAGACTTGTAGATGCTAATGCTGAGGAACCATCAAATGGTCCTATAAATTCAGTTCAGTTCCATCGCAATGCACAGTTGCTTCTTGTTGCTGGATTGGATCGAAGGCTgagattttttcaaattgatggTAAACGAAATACCAAAATACAAAGCATTTTCCTTGAGGATTGCCCGGTTCGAAAGGCATCCTTCTTACCTGATGGATCTGAGGTTATAATAGCTGGAAGAAGAAAGTTCTTTTACAGCCTTGATTTGGGGAAAGCAAAGGTTGATAAAATAGGCCCCCTGGTTGGTAGAGAGGAGAAAAGCTTGGAAGTTTTTGAAGTTTCCCCTGATTCTAGTACAATAGCATTTGTGGGCAATGAAGGTTATATCTTGTTAGTTTCATCTAAGACAAAGGAGTTGATTGGAACTCTGAAAATGAATGGAAGTGTCCGTTCTTTAGCTTTTGCTAATGATGGACAGCAATTGTTGAGCTCTGGAGGTGATGGACAGGTCTACCATTGGGATTTGAGAAAAAGAATGTGCATCCATAAGGCAGTTGATGAAGGTTGCATAAATGGTACAGCACTTTGCACTTCACCGAATGGAACTTTCTTTGCAGCAGGTTCTGACAGTGGGATAGTAAATATTTACAACAGAGAGGAGTTCTTAGGGGGTAAGAGAAAACCAATCAAGACCATTGAGAATCTAACTACCaagttagattttatgaaatttaataacGATGCTCAAATATTGGCAATTTGTTCGACCATGAAGAAGAACAGTTTGAAGTTGGTACACATTCCTTCATATACTGTTTTCTCTAATTGGCCTCCAGCAAATAGAACCCTACAGTATCCTCGGTGTTTGGATTTCAGCCCTGGTGGTGGCTTTGTGGCTATGGGAAATTCTGCTGGAAAAGTGTTGTTATACAAGTTGCATCATTACCCCCATGCATAG